In Lolium perenne isolate Kyuss_39 chromosome 5, Kyuss_2.0, whole genome shotgun sequence, the sequence TGGCATACAACCACCTGGTGTTTGGGTCTGACGGCTCGGGTGGGCTAGCAGGATGGCCAGGAGGCCAACCCCTCTGTCGCATGCTAGCGGGACGAGCGGCAGGACACCTGGTGGTCTTTTGATGACTCCAATGACGTTGAGACTAGGATGAgcttgaggaggatgaggagctCTAGAGATATTTAGGCACTAGAGCAAGTTTCTAAATTATAGGTTGATTTATGTTTAATATGCCACTTATCGAACTAGAGTTTATAATGTTTTATGCTTAATATGTAACTGATCTTACAAGAGTTTACAATATCTTATGTTTAATATGAGACATATGGTGCTAGAGTTTAGAACTACTTAATGTTCCTTTCTTTAATCTTTCTAAACGTGATTATGCAACAGATGGATCCCGCGTGTGTCCATTGTGGGTACACCAAGTTCAAGGATAAGAAGTTCGTCATAGTTCTAGCTAGAACTTTGAAACTAGGATGGTATGTTCTAATTCAAAATGTTGTGCCTAAGTTGTTTGTAGATGCTCCCTTGAAATGTCTAGCTAATTCTTGTTTTCTTAAATTTTTCTCAGGCCATCCCTGCAGCACAATGTGTGACTTCATGGACCGTGTCAACAAAGACAATTTTTTACCAAGAACCATTTGAGTTTACCTTGTTCTAGCCGATAGTGCCCACAAGGACTTGCATGGTTAAAGTAATCAACTAGGTAGACCGATCCTATTTTAGTTGCCTAGGTTGGAGAGAACTTGTAGAACTCTACGGGACGAAAGAGACAATGTGCAAGTTTTATCTCGACCATTGTTATGACACCGTATATTTCTTTAATAAGTCCCGCTAGAACTCGGTCTCTTCCGACTCTGAAGACCTCGGCCTGCATTGCTCCGAGGAGCCTAGTGATGATGACTTTGGCTAGATGGTTATGTAGCTAGTGATATGCTAGTTGATCGATGAACATCAACAATATGCTACTCTAGCTAGTTATATGCTATTACTGTTATGTTACATGCTATTTCTATTTTTTATATGATATTGTTGCTAAATTCAATAAAGgtagcagttttttttttttggaactgCATTGCTACTACAGTGGCTCCCCACTACTATTTCTATTACTAGTGTGTTGCTATACTTGCACAACActattatactccctccgtttcaatctatagtgcctatagattttctgcACGGTAATTAGGCAAGTCATTTTTTAACACAAAACCCCCTAAAGAGTTCAACCACGGTCTTAGAAATAGGAGAGATATAGGAGGTTCCAAGACTTTACTCACGTGATTAGTTCATTTCCTTATTTCCAGCTATTTAGCTCATCTCGGTGGAAGGAGTTCTTTGCAAATAAACACAGATCTACTCTTATATTATCAAACAAATgcagaaaatctataggcactatagattgAAACGAAGGGAGTATATGTTACTGGTGGCTTGTTATACTTGCACAACCGTAGTGTATATGTTACTAGTGGCATGAGGCTAGCACACCACTAGTAACTTGTATCAGTTGCACCATATTAGTGGTGTACCACATACGTACACACCACTAACACTGATTTTGGCATACCACTATATCAGTAATTTCTCCACTAGTGTATGTATGTATATATATATCCGAAACATATAATAACATTGATTAATTTTACTTCTATACAAACTCTTTTGAATTTTATATCAATATTTTAAGATAAATTATATAAAAATTTCCATTCATGTTCAAACTAATTAAACATATAAATTTATGATATCCTTTCACATAGGCTAACGGTTCTAGACAATATATAGTGATACACATTTGAATTCCTCATCTATCATAAATTGAACATTTGGAACCAACTGACACAACCACATAACCAGCCAATCCATGCTATATGTACACGCATATTAGGAATTCCACCTGAGACCACTAAAGTGGATAGCAACATATACCATGGCGCATATATGAGACCTGATTTTGTTTACTTTACATAGGCATTATCTATTCTATTGTGAACCTCTAGGGTGATGGTAACATATTATGTTACTCTATtgtttatttattttttaaataACTTGTCATGTCATCTATTTTTTCTAGGTCATGCATGTTACTATTTATGTTACCCACACTATGGCAGGTCTAAGTATACATGTACAAATGTACCGACATGAGCTTCAGTAGAAATACGGTAGCACCAAAACAATAGAAGAGCTATTGACACGACTATCTGACCAGAGGATAAACCATACACATTTATTAATTACACAAAGCATATTCATAATCaattttatatatatatatatatatatatatatatatatatatactccctATAAAATTCACAGAAACTTATTCGGGATACATTTATATGAAAGTAGCGATTTGTATATAAAATTCTATAGGATAACAAGTCCGATGTATGCGCTAGAATAATAAAGTCAGTTGAAACTAGTGAAAGCACGTAAGAGTGTGTAAAGTGAGAGTATCATTTTATGAACATATACACAAGTTAATGTCTCATGATAACGTGAAGAAACATTTAGAATCATCTGACACCAAGTAGAAAATCAAATTGTTTCTAAGGATGGAaattatatttatttattttattttagatAAAATTCTTTCTTTTAGTTTTTTGCAGGGGCTttaaaaataatatatcaatgcAACTGTAAGGGtaaaataatactccctccgatcctaaAAAGGTGTCGGGGGACTAATACACATATGTTTTGCGCTTAAGCCCTTCTAAATTCAGGAAAAGAATGTCCAGCATGGCTCAAATCGGCCATGACAGAGAGCATGTCGAGCACGGATTTCATGTTCCAGAGCGAGACAGGGAGCGGAAGAAGGCGTGCTTCACACGGAACCTAGAGACGGAGGACTTTGCACCGGACGTCCACCGGAGAGCCACCGACGACGACAATCGGCGAGGGACAAAAGGAGGTTAACACCGGCGGGGCGATTGGGAAGGGGAATCAGACGGAGGAGTGGACCGGGAGGATGGGGAACTCCCGAGGAAGGTCAGTGAAGGATCGGCGAGGCAAGAGAACGCTCGGAGCTCCCGAAATCAAAGAAATTGACTGGCGGTCGGAGTTGGGAATCGACGAAACTATTGAAGATTTGGAGAGCCCTAGCTCGATTCCTCGCACCAGATAGTAGAGGTCCACAAGGCGGATCTTCCATTGCTCTAGGATGAACGGGGGAGGGGGATCAAATTTTCGAGCTGCCGGCCATGGCTTGGGGAAATGGCGAGGCAAGAATTGCGTCCGTGCGGGACTGCGGGCGAGAGGAGATAGAGCATGTAGTGCGAGTTGAGAGAAAATAAAACTTGATGGTCGTTTTGTAAAATATCCTATCCGACACTTATTTCAGATCGGATGGGTACATAATATCACATATTTAATAGATAAACAAATGGGCTGGGGTCCTCCAGCTAGTTACTTAATCCCTCCATTCATGAATAGATGTATTTTTAAGTTTTATCCTAAGTGTTGTTTTGAAGTTTGATTTCTTAACTTTATAAAAATAGCAATATTTATGGCATAGAAATTAGTATCACCAGATGCATCTTGAATTTTTTGTTTATGACATAAATATTTCTATGTTTTTGTATAACGTTGGTAAAAGTAAAGAATGTTCATTTTATCATAAAAAATTAAAATACACTTATATTTATGAACGGAGGGTATGTATTGATTGGTTAAAACAATCCGAAGACGTACGTACCTGTGTGTGACAAAAGACCATGCAACCCCGAGGACACCGGCGTAGACGCTGGGATTCCGCGCCATGTTGAGCAACACCACTCTGAGCAACGGGCAGATAAGCACCTCAGGCCTCCTCTCCTGGAGGCCGCCCTCCACGTCGTCCCTCGCCTGCACGTCCCCGTCCGGCTTCCAGGCGCCACCGCTGGCTCGCCTCACCTCGAACGCTAGCAGCAGCAGAGGGAAGTAGAAGACGAACTGCGCCACCGATATCTGCACGATGAGGTCGCGCCCCCACTCGCCGAACATGCCTTCCATCAGCGGCACGCCGACGACGAGCGAGTTGTTGAGGGCCGTAAGCGAGTAGCCGGTAATGCACCAGGAAGAGACCAACTCCCGGCCGCCGCATCGCGTGGtccacgcggcggcggcggcccaggcggCGAGGACAAGCACGATGGCTAGCTTGGAGAGCGCGTCCGCCGCCAGGACGCGGTAGTTAACCGCGTAGGGGTCCATGCGCGCCGCCAAGTTGAAGGCGAAGAAGGGTACGGCGAAGTAGGTGGCGAGATGGTTCAGGGCGTCGCATTGGTCTCGCGTGTAGAGCTTCCACCACCGCACCGAGCAGTAGCCCAGGCCCAGGGCGAAGTAGAGCGGCGCCATGCCGGCCACCACCTTGTACACGTCGCCCCACCCTATCATCTCTTCTTCTGTGCTGCAGCAGTACGTCTGCCTGCCTTAATTCTGCACGTACTCTGTTCGTGTGCCACAACCACAACTATGATCGATGTTCTGTGCCTTGCGTTTCTTGATGCCTATATCAAAGGGCAATCATGAATATACAATAAcatatagaagatcacaacaaccaATTAACTTCACCATAAGGTATATATATATTACTATACTAAACCTGAACAACTTCGATTTTTCTCActtttcctgaattttttttaCCCACCTGCCATCTTGACACGTGTTTTACCTTGGTACATTGAAGGTCCGTGTGTATTTCGGGGGATGCATTGCAGTTTCCAACTATTTTGGCTCCCCTCTGCTATTTCTTTCTGGGTGGATCTAGTGGTTCCCTCTTCCTGTAGCGCTGCTGTGTGCGTGGTAAAGCAGTGCAGGGTTGAATTGGTCTCGTGGTTCTCAGGTCTGGTCGTTTCTGGTCGTGGTGGGCCAGGCCTAGTTGTGGTATCTCTCAGTCTTTGACAACTGCTTTATTTGCTACGTGCAGCGTCGTAGTGTTTTGGGTTAGCTGAGTCAAACCATCTGGTTTGCGTTTTGTTTGCATCTGGTCTGTGGATCGGTGCACGGTACCCCACGTCTGTGTCTCCTCTTAAAATCGTGTCCCTGTGCGAGCAGTTCCCTTTCCTGTATCCTTCAATATTCAATCAATCTCTCCTACGGACGGCTCGCCGACGAGGCCATTGGAGGCAGCCTAAATAGCAGTTGCCGCTGGTCCTCTCGGTGAGTTCACCGAGCGGGCACCGCCGTCGTTTACTCCACGAGAAAGCCGAGGAGAGGAAGGATCCGGGAGCGTCCTCGGCGACACCAAGACATCAGCGCTGGCTCGGCCATCCACCACCCGAGCTCTCCTTGCGGAGCTCCTTCGTGtgtggcggccatggaggacaCCCCTACACGCGTTGGAGCCGCCCACGGCCGTGGCGACCATCTTCGACGCGTGCGCGGAGAAGGCCTCGAGCCGCGTGGCGTGGCGGCCGGATATGTTGGGAGCGGCGCGGAGGCGGTCGACATCGGCGGCCTCGACTACATAGTTCCGGCGCACAAGGGCGGTGGCGACGAGCGCGTTGGGGAGAATGTGCGGGTCGTGCAGTACGTACTTGCGTCCAGCGATGGGGCGTACCGGGGGCATTCGAGGGCGGAAGAGGGAGCGCCGGTCGTGGTCGTGGTAGGGATCCCACGAGAGTTCCCTGTCGCTGGCGAGCCTGGGAGGGCTGCGAGGAGGCATCCAAGATCGGCGCTGACAGGGCTGAACAAGAGATGCGTTGCCTCTGCTCGACAAATTCACTGGTACAATTCCTCACCGTGGACTGGATCAGGATCTGCCTGTTTGCAAATTTTATGTGTTGTTTGACTATTGGTTTCCAGAGCAGAGTACCATGGCCGGCAAGATCATGTCAGCGATGAACCGCCAGATGGAGAAGGGGAATTGGAAGCTCAAGGCGGCACTGGACACGATGACAAGAGAGATCGAGCCATTGCACAATTGGAATATCTGGGGAAGTTAGCTAAGCTCATCTCATTTCTTACTTGTACTCTTGGTGTGCGTTTTCTGATGAACTTTTACCTaaactttgcaaatcaacacTGGCAGTTGTTGATAGTAAAAACTTGTCGAATTCTAGGCATGCCCAAAGATGACACCTGTTTGTATCATGTTCAGGTTTCTACAGCGAAAGCTCACAGCTGCATGTCAAATTATATAATGTTCAGAGAGTCAGCAGCAGTGAGCAACTTGACCTGCTGACATGAAGCTTACGGGCCAACAGTGTAATTCAAATATTTAAGTTACTCCTAAGATCGAATCAGGTTTAGTGTCTGTCCCTTCATTCAAACTAGGTGCAGTTTTTTCCAGATTGTGATCTTCATACTGATAGGTGTTGTGCCCGATTAAAGGCACAAACGCCACATCTGCTGGGATGTATGATTTGCAGTTGCTCTAAATGTAACACTTCTCATCTGCTGGGATGTATGAGCTGCAGTTCCTCTTAGTATAACAATGCAACTTGCTCTTtttagcattgttttttttttctctagAAGGATTGGTAGTGCATGTCTGAATTAACTATTTGCAAGTACCAGTGTTTTTTTGTAGCGAAAGGACATAAGTGTTTTTTTATTCTTAGTGATGACTGGTATTTGTCAGGGATTCCCTTCTTAAAGCTCAGCCAACTATTAACATAAGGGTATTAGGTTTTGCTTCCTCTTAATACCTATCTGTGAGGAATCCTGCAATGGAAACAATGTAGTGAATGGAGCTGAACTTCTGAGTGAATTTTCTCAAATATTTGATAATTTAGTACTATATTTGAAAGAAACTCTTATCAATTTTAAAAATATGATTTGATATTTTCATTGGCCATTACTCGAGATTAATTTTTTTCATAATTGTTGTACATCGTTTTGCCCTGTAGAAATAATTATTGCAGAATGTTTCATTCATCTCCTAGGCTACTGTTGATTCATGACATATTTTATTTGAGATTTTACTTCTCCGAAAATGGCAATCTTAACTTCAAGTGGTTATCATACATAATAGCCGCCTGGAGCATTGAGAAGGAGCTATAGTGGCAGCAGCCCTGGTTTGGAAATTCTATAAATTTTGTTCTCCTGACCATCCAAATCCATGCGGGGTCAAGTAACACAAGAAAAATATAGATTGCATTGCAGGATGTGAGTTATGTGAAGATAATTCTCTGCAACAAAAATATGCGGGGTGAAGTAACACAAGAAAAATATAGATTTCATTTGATATGCGCTCCTTCTAATCACATTGTTTTTTCTAATTGACATCTGATCGTGTATCTATGGTATGATGAAGGTATTATGTTGGCATTCCAAAGACGCAAAGGAAGGGAAGAACAAGAAATATGGGAAAATATGTCGAAGGTATTTTAATACATACGTTACACACTCATGATGTATAGTCCAGGGGCATTTTATTTGTTATTGCCCCTCAAATTTGTTACGTTATTTGTTATTTGTCTCATTTTATCTGTAATTAAAATTTTCACAGCATAGTCTATAGAACTATGTTTACCTATCTTGCGACAAAAATGTAAGTTGTCAAGCCCGCATGAAGAAATCATATTATCTCCTTGGTGGCAAGTGGATTTTTTGTTCTTAATTTTCTGATATTCAACTCTAGCTAT encodes:
- the LOC127298285 gene encoding probable auxin efflux carrier component 5b, with the protein product MIGWGDVYKVVAGMAPLYFALGLGYCSVRWWKLYTRDQCDALNHLATYFAVPFFAFNLAARMDPYAVNYRVLAADALSKLAIVLVLAAWAAAAAWTTRCGGRELVSSWCITGYSLTALNNSLVVGVPLMEGMFGEWGRDLIVQISVAQFVFYFPLLLLAFEVRRASGGAWKPDGDVQARDDVEGGLQERRPEVLICPLLRVVLLNMARNPSVYAGVLGVAWSFVTHRWHIETPSIIEGSVLIISRTGLGLRMFSIGQFMALQERIIACGTSLTATALGMVLRFITGPAATAAAAAALGLRGDVLRATIIQAALPQSIAAFGYARVYGLHADVLSTGVIFGTLVSLPVLILYNIALGFV